Proteins encoded together in one Halalkaliarchaeum sp. AArc-CO window:
- a CDS encoding DUF5788 family protein, with the protein MDGEEDETLDQQKREELLRRVNRQGATVGARTPETVAVGGEEFHLREFLIETRKVEGVPPDARDLVKEATTELSKRRKQLHGRLETESLTRAEADRIAEEIIGLDRAINALENLRRPTYGEQATKSSIADHKRWLDFLESVGK; encoded by the coding sequence ATGGACGGGGAGGAAGACGAAACGTTGGACCAACAGAAGCGCGAGGAGCTGTTGCGTCGCGTCAACCGCCAGGGGGCGACCGTCGGCGCGCGGACCCCCGAGACGGTCGCCGTCGGCGGCGAGGAGTTTCACCTCAGGGAGTTCCTCATCGAAACCCGGAAGGTCGAGGGAGTGCCGCCGGACGCCAGGGACCTCGTCAAGGAGGCGACCACCGAGCTCTCGAAGCGGCGCAAACAGCTCCACGGCCGGCTCGAAACGGAGTCGCTGACGCGGGCTGAGGCCGACCGGATCGCCGAGGAGATAATCGGGCTCGACCGCGCGATCAACGCCCTCGAGAACCTCCGGCGACCCACGTACGGGGAGCAGGCGACGAAATCCTCCATCGCGGACCACAAACGCTGGCTGGACTTCCTCGAATCCGTCGGCAAGTGA
- the dnaK gene encoding molecular chaperone DnaK: protein MASNKILGIDLGTTNSAFAVMEGGEPEIIVNAEGDRTTASVVAFTDDGERLVGKPAKNQAVQNPDKTIQSIKRHMGDEEYTVEIEGEEYTPEQISAMILQKIKRDAEEYLGDEIEKAVITVPAYFNDRQRQATKNAGEIAGFEVERIVNEPTAASMAYGLDDESDQTVLVYDLGGGTFDVSILELGGGVYEVVATNGDNDLGGDDWDEAIIDYVADEFENDHGIDLREDRQALQRLTEAAEEAKVELSSRKETTINLPFITATDSGPVHLEESLTRAKFESLTTDLIERTVGPTEQALADAGYDKDDIDEVLLVGGSTRMPMVQEKVEELTGREPKKNVNPDEAVALGAAIQGGVLGGEVDDIVLLDVTPLSLGIEVKGGLFERLIEKNTTIPTEESKVFTTAADNQTSVNVRVFQGEREIAEENELLGAFQLTGIPPAPAGTPQIEVTFSIDENGIVNVSAEDKGSGNAESITIEGGAGLSDEEIEQMQEEAEKHAEEDEKRRQRIEARNEAESAVQRAETLLEENEEAVDDDLRASIEDAIADVEDTLEDDDATTEEIEDATEALSTELQEIGKQMYQQQAQAGAGEAGAGPGGMGGAAGAGPGGMGGAAGAGPGGMGGAAGAGAGDAAEGDEFVDADFEDVDDSDEDDEE, encoded by the coding sequence ATGGCGAGCAACAAGATTCTCGGTATCGATCTCGGTACCACCAACAGCGCGTTCGCGGTGATGGAGGGTGGCGAGCCCGAAATCATCGTCAACGCCGAGGGGGACCGAACCACCGCCTCCGTGGTCGCGTTCACCGACGACGGCGAACGTCTCGTCGGCAAACCCGCGAAGAACCAGGCAGTCCAGAACCCCGACAAGACGATCCAGTCGATCAAGCGGCACATGGGCGATGAAGAGTACACCGTCGAGATCGAGGGGGAGGAGTACACCCCCGAGCAGATCTCGGCGATGATCCTCCAGAAGATCAAACGCGACGCCGAGGAGTATCTCGGCGACGAGATCGAGAAGGCAGTGATCACGGTCCCTGCCTACTTCAACGACCGGCAGCGGCAGGCGACGAAGAACGCCGGCGAGATCGCCGGCTTCGAGGTCGAACGGATCGTCAACGAGCCGACCGCGGCGTCGATGGCGTACGGCCTCGACGACGAGTCCGATCAGACCGTGCTCGTGTACGACCTCGGCGGCGGCACCTTCGACGTCTCGATCCTCGAACTCGGCGGCGGCGTCTACGAGGTCGTCGCGACCAACGGGGACAACGACCTCGGGGGCGACGACTGGGACGAGGCGATCATCGACTACGTCGCAGACGAGTTCGAAAACGATCACGGGATCGATCTCCGGGAGGACAGACAGGCGCTCCAGCGGCTCACCGAGGCCGCAGAAGAGGCGAAGGTCGAACTGTCGAGCCGCAAGGAGACGACGATCAACCTGCCCTTTATTACGGCGACCGACTCCGGGCCGGTCCACCTCGAGGAGAGCCTCACCCGGGCGAAGTTCGAGTCGCTCACGACGGACCTGATCGAGCGAACCGTCGGGCCGACCGAACAGGCGCTTGCAGACGCCGGCTACGACAAGGACGACATCGACGAAGTACTCCTCGTCGGTGGATCGACCCGGATGCCGATGGTCCAGGAGAAAGTCGAGGAGTTGACCGGCCGGGAGCCCAAAAAGAACGTCAACCCGGACGAGGCCGTCGCGCTGGGTGCGGCGATCCAGGGCGGCGTGCTCGGCGGCGAAGTCGACGACATCGTCCTGCTGGACGTGACGCCGCTCTCGTTGGGGATCGAGGTCAAGGGTGGCCTGTTCGAGCGGCTCATCGAGAAGAACACCACGATCCCGACCGAGGAGTCGAAGGTTTTCACCACCGCCGCCGACAACCAGACCTCGGTCAACGTGCGCGTCTTCCAGGGCGAACGCGAGATCGCCGAGGAGAACGAACTCCTGGGCGCATTCCAGCTCACCGGCATTCCGCCGGCGCCGGCCGGCACCCCGCAGATCGAGGTGACCTTCAGCATCGACGAGAACGGCATCGTCAACGTCTCCGCCGAAGACAAGGGGTCGGGCAACGCAGAGTCGATCACGATCGAAGGTGGCGCCGGCCTCTCGGACGAGGAGATCGAACAGATGCAGGAAGAGGCCGAAAAACACGCCGAGGAGGACGAAAAGCGGCGCCAGCGCATCGAAGCGCGCAACGAGGCGGAAAGCGCCGTCCAGCGTGCCGAGACCCTGCTGGAAGAAAACGAGGAAGCCGTCGACGACGACCTGCGCGCGTCGATCGAGGACGCCATCGCCGACGTCGAGGACACCCTCGAAGACGACGACGCAACCACCGAGGAGATCGAGGACGCCACCGAGGCACTGTCGACCGAGCTGCAGGAGATCGGCAAGCAGATGTACCAGCAACAGGCCCAGGCCGGTGCCGGCGAGGCCGGCGCGGGTCCGGGCGGCATGGGCGGCGCCGCAGGTGCCGGTCCGGGCGGCATGGGCGGCGCGGCCGGCGCAGGACCCGGCGGCATGGGCGGTGCCGCAGGTGCGGGCGCCGGTGACGCCGCCGAAGGCGACGAGTTCGTCGACGCTGACTTCGAGGACGTCGACGACAGCGACGAGGACGACGAGGAGTAA
- a CDS encoding arylsulfotransferase family protein, producing the protein MDQRTRVLVVGGAVLLLVVALGVQAVAIDRGTVVEQDAEAGEPYPGNTLVGVHSWDNDGRLVEITPDGEIAWEYAIDDSRFFGIDPLREGEAAPGIEPQEDGNVVLFALGEVIPAENCDEEHLSYEATFSHGLDPHEHCVKNRVILMDRSNEEIVWEYNWHDEMIHWHEVHDAVVTEDGEVAIIDMGKNRVFTVNEAGEITWEWYAADHIDQGTEFFEEHVEASPHVDDPDDYAKSSEVDDWIHWNDIVETEEGNFHLSVRNYDMLIEVDPETDEIVDTIGQPGNHSVMQHQHNPQHLEEHGTVLIADSENNRAVEIDADTEEVVWEYTGPEGDPLQWPRDADRLPNGNTIITDSRNNRILEVSPSGEVVWQFEDPDGAVIPLPYVADRLPVGETAGGPPGYELDERTAADHGVTEQVREAETLARWVLPGWMHLPQLLNLLAIVLGSAWLLGEGALYGWRRYRAR; encoded by the coding sequence ATGGACCAGCGGACGCGAGTTCTCGTCGTCGGCGGTGCGGTGCTGCTTCTCGTCGTCGCCCTCGGCGTGCAGGCGGTCGCGATCGACCGGGGGACAGTGGTTGAGCAGGACGCGGAGGCCGGCGAGCCGTATCCCGGAAATACGCTCGTGGGCGTCCACTCCTGGGATAACGACGGTCGACTCGTCGAGATCACTCCCGACGGGGAAATCGCCTGGGAGTATGCGATCGACGACTCCCGGTTCTTCGGAATCGATCCGTTACGCGAAGGCGAGGCGGCGCCCGGGATCGAACCCCAGGAGGACGGCAACGTGGTGCTGTTTGCGCTCGGGGAAGTGATCCCGGCCGAGAACTGCGACGAGGAACATCTCTCATACGAAGCGACGTTCTCACACGGGCTGGATCCCCACGAACACTGCGTGAAAAACCGGGTGATCCTGATGGATCGCTCGAACGAGGAGATCGTCTGGGAGTACAACTGGCACGACGAGATGATCCACTGGCACGAGGTTCACGACGCCGTCGTCACCGAGGACGGCGAGGTGGCGATCATCGACATGGGCAAGAACCGCGTGTTCACCGTAAACGAGGCTGGCGAGATCACCTGGGAGTGGTACGCCGCCGATCACATCGATCAGGGGACCGAGTTCTTCGAGGAACACGTCGAAGCCAGCCCGCACGTCGACGATCCCGACGACTACGCGAAGTCCAGCGAGGTCGACGACTGGATCCACTGGAACGACATCGTCGAGACCGAAGAGGGGAACTTCCATCTGTCAGTGCGCAACTACGACATGCTCATCGAGGTGGACCCCGAGACCGACGAGATCGTCGACACGATCGGCCAGCCCGGCAACCACTCGGTGATGCAACATCAGCACAACCCCCAGCATCTCGAAGAGCACGGCACCGTCCTCATCGCCGACAGCGAGAACAACCGTGCCGTCGAGATCGACGCCGACACCGAGGAAGTCGTCTGGGAGTACACCGGACCCGAGGGTGATCCCCTCCAGTGGCCTCGGGACGCCGATCGCCTTCCCAACGGAAACACGATTATCACCGACTCCCGGAACAACCGGATCCTCGAGGTCAGCCCGAGTGGCGAGGTCGTCTGGCAGTTCGAGGACCCCGACGGGGCGGTGATCCCACTGCCGTACGTCGCCGACAGGCTCCCGGTGGGTGAGACCGCCGGCGGACCGCCGGGCTACGAACTCGACGAGCGGACTGCCGCGGATCACGGCGTGACAGAGCAGGTACGCGAGGCTGAAACGCTCGCCCGGTGGGTGCTCCCCGGCTGGATGCATCTCCCGCAGCTTTTGAACCTGCTTGCGATCGTCTTGGGGTCCGCGTGGCTCCTGGGTGAAGGGGCGTTGTACGGGTGGCGGCGTTACCGGGCTCGCTGA
- a CDS encoding thiamine-phosphate synthase family protein, which translates to MKFIEEIVVEEFLPTFRSMLAEELRDRGFTQHEVADALGVSQSAVSKYAHGDVATNDRIMADDRVRSLVERIGEGLSTGDVTSVQALVEAEVLIRRLEDGDLLAELHEAAMPELAEVDVEYAIHDPDGALRTTEQVLSSVRRGLRTLTNASGFAGLIPAVGSNVVECLPGAAGVDDVAAVPGRLVDVKGRATVPGEVEFGVSDHLASVLLAARESGADVRGAVNIRYDEELLEALSSSGYQVVELETGTDTPEAVRNVLERAEPDPPFVCYHTAEVGVEPIIYVFAADAPAAARVVRELL; encoded by the coding sequence ATGAAGTTCATCGAGGAGATCGTCGTCGAGGAATTCCTGCCAACGTTCCGGTCTATGCTGGCCGAAGAGCTCCGCGACCGTGGGTTCACCCAGCACGAAGTCGCCGACGCGCTCGGGGTGAGCCAGTCGGCCGTCTCGAAGTACGCCCACGGCGACGTCGCAACGAACGACCGGATCATGGCCGACGACAGGGTGCGGTCGCTCGTCGAACGGATCGGCGAGGGGCTCTCGACCGGCGACGTGACCAGCGTCCAGGCGCTCGTGGAGGCGGAGGTGCTGATCCGGCGGCTCGAGGACGGCGACCTGCTCGCGGAGCTCCACGAGGCGGCGATGCCGGAGCTTGCCGAGGTCGACGTCGAGTACGCGATCCACGACCCGGATGGCGCGCTGCGGACGACCGAACAGGTGCTCTCGTCGGTGCGGCGGGGGCTGCGGACGCTGACGAACGCCTCCGGCTTCGCCGGGCTGATCCCGGCGGTCGGCTCCAACGTGGTCGAGTGTCTGCCGGGTGCTGCCGGCGTCGACGACGTCGCTGCCGTGCCCGGTCGGCTGGTCGACGTGAAAGGGAGAGCGACGGTTCCCGGCGAGGTGGAGTTCGGCGTGAGCGATCACCTCGCGTCCGTACTGTTGGCCGCCCGCGAGTCGGGGGCGGACGTTCGCGGCGCGGTCAACATCCGCTACGACGAAGAGCTGTTGGAGGCGCTGTCCAGCTCGGGATATCAGGTCGTCGAACTCGAGACGGGGACGGACACACCCGAGGCGGTTCGGAATGTCCTCGAACGCGCTGAGCCGGACCCTCCGTTTGTCTGTTATCACACCGCAGAGGTCGGCGTCGAGCCGATCATCTACGTGTTCGCTGCGGACGCGCCGGCGGCGGCGCGAGTGGTTCGTGAACTGCTGTGA
- the dcd gene encoding dCTP deaminase, whose translation MILSDGDILARLEDGDLVIEPIDDYDTQIQPASVDLRLGEEFLEFQRTNIPCIHPNAEEEVEEYVTETRVPEGEDFILHPGDFVLGTTKERVEIPSDLIAHVEGRSSLGRLAVVVHATAGLCDPGYRGQITLELSNLGSAPVALTPGMRISQLTFTELKSPADRPYGEERGSKYQGQRGPQASRIGNDPEFTPADRAEPDPRADDEGSGR comes from the coding sequence ATGATCCTTTCCGACGGCGACATTCTGGCTCGGCTTGAGGACGGCGACCTCGTGATCGAGCCGATCGACGACTACGACACCCAGATCCAGCCGGCAAGCGTCGACCTCAGACTCGGGGAGGAGTTCCTCGAGTTTCAGCGGACGAACATTCCCTGCATCCACCCGAACGCCGAAGAGGAGGTAGAGGAGTACGTCACCGAGACCCGCGTTCCCGAAGGGGAGGACTTCATTCTCCATCCCGGCGATTTCGTGCTCGGGACCACCAAAGAGCGCGTGGAGATCCCGTCCGATCTGATCGCCCACGTGGAGGGACGGTCGTCGCTGGGGCGCCTCGCCGTGGTCGTTCACGCCACCGCCGGCCTGTGTGATCCTGGGTACCGGGGCCAGATCACCCTCGAACTGTCGAACCTCGGCAGCGCGCCGGTCGCACTCACGCCCGGAATGCGCATCTCCCAGCTCACGTTCACCGAACTGAAATCGCCTGCCGACCGCCCCTACGGCGAGGAGCGCGGTTCCAAGTACCAGGGCCAGCGCGGCCCACAGGCGTCCCGGATCGGCAACGATCCGGAGTTCACCCCCGCAGACCGGGCGGAACCCGACCCGAGAGCCGACGACGAGGGATCGGGACGATGA
- a CDS encoding tRNA sulfurtransferase, with protein MEPPGADTVLVRYGEITTKSPRVRGWMERELRENLSALLSDRGIEATIEPRYRSRPLIHTTEADVSAATRTAADTFGVTSASAALRTAPTTEVITDALARTATAEYDGGTFAVRARCAGEDHPFSSEELGEIGGDAVWDAVEDDFEPAVDLDDPDWSVSVECRSEDAFVFLDREDGPGGLPLGSQEPLVALVSGGIDSPVAAYEAMRRGSPVVPLYVDLGRFGGIDHRARAAETVATLSEYVPGEDLRLRIAPGGEAVETLIEGMDQGRMLAWRRFTFMVAEAVANREDAVGIVTGEAIGQKSSQTASNLAVTAAATSLPIHRPLLTADKNDIAARAREIGTFPDSTISVGCNQLVPEQPETRGELSEIEAMEPDELAELAAKAARDLDLVDPD; from the coding sequence ATGGAACCGCCCGGGGCCGACACCGTCCTCGTCCGATACGGCGAGATTACTACCAAGAGCCCACGCGTCCGTGGGTGGATGGAACGGGAACTCCGGGAGAACCTCTCGGCGCTGTTGTCGGACCGCGGGATCGAAGCGACAATCGAGCCCCGCTATCGGTCGCGGCCGCTGATCCACACGACCGAGGCCGACGTCTCGGCTGCGACCCGGACGGCGGCCGACACGTTCGGCGTGACCTCCGCGAGCGCGGCGCTCCGGACGGCGCCGACCACGGAGGTGATCACCGACGCACTAGCACGGACCGCCACAGCTGAGTACGACGGGGGAACATTCGCGGTCCGGGCGCGGTGTGCGGGCGAGGACCATCCGTTTTCGAGCGAGGAACTCGGCGAGATCGGCGGCGACGCGGTGTGGGACGCAGTAGAGGACGACTTCGAGCCGGCCGTCGATCTCGACGATCCGGACTGGTCGGTCTCCGTCGAGTGCCGGTCCGAGGACGCGTTCGTCTTCCTCGACAGGGAGGATGGGCCCGGGGGACTCCCGCTCGGGAGCCAGGAGCCACTCGTCGCACTGGTCAGCGGCGGGATCGACTCCCCGGTGGCCGCATACGAGGCGATGCGCCGCGGCTCGCCGGTCGTTCCACTGTACGTCGATCTGGGTCGCTTCGGGGGGATCGACCACCGTGCCCGGGCGGCCGAGACCGTCGCGACGCTCTCGGAGTACGTTCCCGGCGAGGACCTCCGGCTCCGGATCGCGCCCGGCGGGGAGGCGGTCGAGACGCTGATCGAGGGGATGGATCAGGGACGGATGCTCGCCTGGCGTCGGTTCACGTTCATGGTGGCCGAGGCGGTCGCAAACCGGGAGGACGCTGTCGGGATCGTCACCGGGGAGGCGATCGGCCAGAAGTCGAGCCAGACCGCGAGCAACCTCGCGGTGACGGCCGCCGCCACGTCGCTGCCGATCCACCGGCCGCTGTTGACGGCGGACAAAAACGACATCGCAGCGCGGGCCCGCGAGATCGGGACGTTTCCGGATTCGACGATCTCGGTCGGCTGCAATCAACTGGTTCCGGAACAGCCGGAAACTCGGGGCGAACTCTCGGAGATCGAGGCGATGGAGCCCGACGAGCTGGCGGAACTTGCGGCGAAGGCGGCTCGCGACCTCGACCTCGTCGATCCCGACTGA
- a CDS encoding Yip1 family protein, producing the protein MALQEFRRQVEQFLRSPREFFRERQFATSAAAGFAIVLALAIVLSGSVWYLGSLLAASTDATVTMDNPDRPPEWVCDAHGDDPDSALGDGCDEPATVERDAGSLIREAAGEYVFPVFVFSLLLWPVAGVALFAFARIAGGDGGLLPTLGVAAWGAVPEFVRLFVGLAGLRYVLGTTTFTGPVQSFPDQLAAVLAPLETPLLVASVLTLLWQWYLLAAGIGEVHDLEWPAAAFAVGIPLAGWGLLALT; encoded by the coding sequence ATGGCCCTCCAGGAGTTTCGCCGCCAGGTCGAACAGTTCCTCCGCTCCCCGCGGGAGTTCTTCCGCGAACGGCAGTTCGCCACGAGCGCAGCCGCCGGGTTCGCGATCGTGCTCGCGCTCGCGATCGTCCTGTCGGGAAGCGTCTGGTATCTCGGTAGCTTGCTCGCGGCGAGCACCGACGCCACGGTGACGATGGACAATCCGGACCGCCCCCCGGAGTGGGTGTGTGACGCCCACGGCGACGATCCCGACTCGGCGCTCGGCGACGGTTGCGACGAACCGGCGACGGTGGAACGCGACGCCGGCTCGCTGATCCGGGAGGCTGCCGGCGAGTACGTCTTCCCCGTCTTCGTTTTCAGCTTGCTGCTGTGGCCAGTCGCCGGGGTCGCGCTGTTCGCCTTCGCCCGGATCGCGGGCGGTGACGGGGGGTTGCTCCCCACCCTGGGAGTCGCGGCCTGGGGCGCTGTCCCCGAGTTCGTCCGACTGTTCGTCGGCCTTGCGGGGCTTCGGTACGTGCTCGGCACCACGACGTTCACCGGCCCCGTCCAGTCGTTTCCCGACCAGCTCGCGGCCGTTCTCGCGCCACTCGAGACACCCCTGCTCGTCGCCTCGGTCCTGACGCTTTTGTGGCAGTGGTATCTCCTCGCTGCTGGAATCGGCGAAGTCCACGACCTGGAGTGGCCGGCCGCAGCGTTCGCCGTCGGGATTCCACTGGCGGGGTGGGGGCTCCTGGCGCTGACGTGA
- the pth2 gene encoding peptidyl-tRNA hydrolase Pth2: MKQAIVARTDLGMGQGKLAAQVAHASLSAYEEADRRTRRAWKGEGQKKVVLKAAGEAQLFELADVAEREGLPYAIVRDAGHTQLDPGTVTTLAVGPGNDEVVDRVTGELSLY; encoded by the coding sequence ATGAAGCAGGCAATCGTCGCCCGAACCGACCTCGGTATGGGCCAGGGGAAACTCGCCGCGCAGGTGGCCCACGCGTCGCTTTCGGCCTACGAGGAGGCCGACCGACGGACGCGGCGGGCCTGGAAAGGAGAGGGGCAAAAGAAGGTCGTCCTCAAAGCCGCAGGGGAAGCCCAGCTGTTCGAACTCGCGGACGTCGCAGAACGCGAGGGACTGCCGTACGCGATCGTCCGCGACGCGGGCCACACCCAGCTCGATCCCGGAACCGTGACCACGCTCGCGGTCGGCCCGGGGAACGACGAGGTCGTCGACCGGGTCACCGGGGAGCTTTCGCTGTACTGA
- the truD gene encoding tRNA pseudouridine(13) synthase TruD, translated as MRPAHPREQVVGIDYYVSDAEPIGGRLRDRPADFRVREIEAFDVEPADADPGAYPDVVCRVTLRAWDTNDFAARLSDVLGMSRERISWAGTKDKHAVTTQLFSVRGVAPERIAAIDGDGDSDGSGIDGAEIDVVGRAGRPISFGDLAGNAFEIVVRDPDRPELADDVTAQLRSFATGGDEESSDGPGPEIGVPNVFGHQRFGSRRPITHEVGLAIVRGDWRTAVRTYVASPFEAEPDDTRRARAFVDDQFESASPDWQACLDAVPRKLGFERAMLHGLVDAEASDPGSTAPDAPVPDDGGVWRAALEAVPSNLQRLFVHAAQSYLFNRILSRRLDAGLPFHRPVAGDVCCFADADAPPEIQKPDPDRLQRADDSRVQILSRHCERGRAFVTAPLVGTETELADGEPGEIEREVLSDAGVQPADFTLPGEFDSTGTRRAILLRTDVTVEADPLTLSFALQSGSYATAVLREYLKVDPLSL; from the coding sequence ATGCGCCCGGCACACCCCAGAGAACAGGTCGTCGGGATCGACTACTACGTGAGCGACGCCGAGCCGATCGGCGGCCGGCTCCGGGACCGCCCGGCAGACTTTCGCGTCCGCGAGATCGAGGCGTTCGACGTCGAACCCGCCGACGCCGATCCGGGCGCGTATCCGGACGTCGTCTGTCGAGTCACGCTCCGGGCGTGGGATACGAACGACTTCGCGGCCCGGCTGTCGGACGTGCTGGGGATGAGCCGCGAACGGATCTCCTGGGCCGGCACCAAGGACAAACACGCCGTCACCACGCAGCTGTTCTCCGTCCGGGGCGTCGCTCCGGAACGGATCGCGGCGATCGACGGCGACGGTGACAGTGACGGATCGGGAATCGACGGCGCCGAGATCGACGTCGTCGGTCGCGCCGGTCGGCCGATCTCCTTCGGCGACCTGGCCGGAAACGCCTTCGAGATCGTCGTTCGCGACCCCGACCGACCCGAACTCGCAGACGACGTCACCGCCCAGCTCCGGTCGTTCGCCACCGGCGGAGACGAAGAATCGTCCGATGGTCCCGGTCCCGAGATCGGCGTCCCGAACGTCTTCGGCCACCAGCGGTTCGGCAGCCGGCGGCCGATTACCCACGAGGTCGGGCTCGCGATCGTCAGGGGCGACTGGCGGACGGCAGTCAGGACCTACGTCGCCAGCCCGTTCGAGGCGGAGCCCGACGACACAAGGAGAGCACGCGCTTTCGTCGACGACCAGTTCGAGTCGGCGTCGCCGGACTGGCAGGCGTGCCTGGATGCAGTCCCCCGCAAGCTCGGCTTCGAGCGCGCGATGCTGCACGGCCTCGTCGACGCCGAGGCCAGCGATCCGGGCTCGACCGCGCCCGACGCTCCCGTCCCCGATGACGGCGGCGTCTGGCGGGCGGCGCTCGAGGCGGTGCCGAGCAACCTCCAGCGGCTGTTCGTCCACGCCGCACAGTCGTATCTGTTCAACCGGATCTTGAGCCGACGCCTCGACGCCGGACTCCCGTTTCACCGGCCGGTCGCCGGCGACGTCTGCTGTTTCGCCGACGCCGACGCGCCACCGGAGATCCAGAAACCGGACCCCGACCGGCTCCAGCGGGCGGACGACTCCCGGGTCCAGATTCTTTCGCGCCACTGCGAGCGCGGCCGGGCGTTCGTCACCGCGCCGCTCGTGGGCACCGAAACCGAGCTGGCGGACGGCGAGCCCGGCGAGATCGAACGCGAGGTGCTTTCCGACGCCGGAGTGCAGCCTGCAGACTTCACACTCCCCGGGGAGTTCGACTCGACGGGTACCCGGCGGGCGATCCTCCTCCGGACCGACGTGACTGTCGAGGCCGATCCGCTGACGCTCTCGTTTGCGCTTCAAAGCGGGAGCTACGCGACCGCAGTGTTGCGGGAATATCTGAAGGTCGATCCGCTGTCGCTTTGA
- a CDS encoding class I SAM-dependent methyltransferase, whose protein sequence is MRRFDAAYLDRTRRGMWAEDRTALADLDLGSRRRILDVGCGTGELTRVLAEEAVDGRRQDRATPELVGVDADPSLLSVARDRWVAGDLPAPASFLRGDATRLPFGDGAFDLVVCQALLANLPEPEAGVDEFVRVSSQLVAAIEPDNDAVAVSSTVDAEETLEPRVREAYIDGVGTDVAIGDRVKALFADAGLSDVRVRRYLHEKRVEPPYSELALESAARKASGGGLADHARELRRALGSEGYDDLRGRWRRMGRSVVEQMRAGEYERVEVVPFYVTVGRL, encoded by the coding sequence GTGAGACGGTTCGACGCGGCGTACCTGGACCGAACGCGACGGGGGATGTGGGCGGAGGACCGTACGGCCCTCGCCGACCTCGACCTCGGGAGCCGACGCCGGATCCTCGACGTCGGCTGTGGGACCGGCGAACTCACCCGCGTGCTCGCCGAGGAGGCCGTCGACGGTCGCCGGCAGGACAGAGCGACCCCCGAGCTCGTCGGCGTCGACGCCGATCCGTCGCTTCTGTCTGTCGCCCGCGACCGATGGGTCGCCGGAGACCTCCCGGCGCCCGCGTCGTTCCTCAGGGGGGACGCGACCCGGCTGCCGTTCGGCGACGGCGCGTTCGACCTGGTCGTCTGTCAGGCGCTTTTGGCCAATCTCCCGGAGCCGGAGGCCGGCGTCGACGAGTTCGTCCGCGTTTCCTCACAGCTGGTCGCGGCGATCGAACCCGACAACGACGCCGTCGCCGTCTCCTCGACGGTGGACGCCGAGGAGACGCTCGAACCCCGTGTCAGGGAGGCGTACATCGACGGCGTCGGGACCGACGTCGCGATCGGCGACCGGGTCAAGGCCCTCTTTGCGGACGCCGGGCTCTCGGACGTCCGGGTTCGCCGCTACCTCCACGAGAAGCGCGTCGAACCCCCCTACTCCGAGCTCGCCCTCGAAAGCGCCGCCAGGAAGGCGTCGGGCGGGGGGCTCGCAGACCATGCTCGGGAGTTGCGACGTGCACTGGGGTCGGAGGGATACGACGACCTCCGCGGGCGGTGGCGCCGGATGGGCCGGAGCGTCGTCGAGCAGATGCGCGCCGGGGAGTACGAGCGCGTCGAGGTCGTTCCGTTTTACGTCACCGTCGGTAGACTGTAG